Proteins found in one Longimicrobium sp. genomic segment:
- a CDS encoding NYN domain-containing protein, translating into MSDRVLYLVDGFNLYHSIRAAMLDNADEKGHRWLDLPAFCRSTLSMFGEQRVHLERVVYFTALATHMDAAKPDHTHRHRTYIAALEASGVEVVMSRFKKKKPLCRHCGLRTRQYEEKETDVALAARMLSAFATGECEAVALVTGDTDVLPAVRAVRCLYPGYTVGVVFPYRRHSRDLHALADRSFLVGRDHYAKFQLPDPVWSAAGRPVCKPAAW; encoded by the coding sequence ATGTCCGATCGCGTCCTCTACCTGGTCGACGGCTTCAACCTGTACCACTCCATTCGGGCCGCAATGTTGGACAACGCGGACGAGAAGGGGCACCGCTGGCTCGACCTCCCCGCCTTCTGCCGCTCCACCCTTTCCATGTTCGGCGAGCAGCGCGTCCACCTCGAGCGGGTGGTCTACTTCACCGCCCTGGCGACGCACATGGACGCCGCGAAGCCGGACCACACGCACAGGCACCGGACGTACATCGCCGCGCTGGAGGCGTCGGGGGTGGAAGTGGTGATGTCGCGCTTCAAGAAGAAGAAGCCGCTGTGCCGCCACTGCGGCCTGCGGACGCGCCAGTACGAGGAGAAGGAGACCGACGTGGCGCTCGCGGCGCGGATGCTCTCCGCCTTCGCCACCGGCGAGTGCGAGGCGGTGGCGCTCGTCACCGGCGACACCGACGTGCTCCCCGCCGTGCGCGCGGTCCGGTGCCTGTACCCTGGATATACCGTGGGCGTCGTCTTCCCCTACCGCCGCCACAGCCGGGACCTGCATGCGCTGGCGGACCGCAGCTTCCTGGTGGGGCGCGACCACTACGCGAAGTTCCAGCTTCCGGACCCGGTGTGGAGCGCCGCCGGCAGGCCGGTCTGCAAGCCGGCGGCCTGGTGA
- a CDS encoding DUF721 domain-containing protein, with protein MSRTRDAKAGQPQPVGDLVARFLDKSGLAARVEAASALTEWPERVGPQIAAVTKATGLAEDTLFVSVATSAWMMELNLMKGELIKRVNAGKREGKIRHIVFVMAA; from the coding sequence GTGAGCCGTACCCGCGACGCCAAAGCCGGCCAGCCGCAGCCCGTGGGCGACCTGGTCGCGCGCTTCCTGGACAAGAGCGGGCTGGCCGCCCGGGTCGAGGCCGCCTCGGCGCTCACCGAGTGGCCCGAGCGCGTGGGACCGCAGATCGCCGCGGTCACGAAGGCCACGGGGCTAGCCGAGGACACGCTCTTCGTCTCGGTGGCCACCAGCGCGTGGATGATGGAGCTCAACCTGATGAAGGGCGAGCTGATCAAGCGCGTGAACGCCGGCAAGCGCGAGGGGAAGATCCGCCACATCGTGTTCGTGATGGCGGCCTGA